From Candidatus Binataceae bacterium, one genomic window encodes:
- a CDS encoding acyl-CoA thioesterase/bile acid-CoA:amino acid N-acyltransferase family protein: protein MRIEVFPLKTLYDEPLQIRVTGAPPARALTVKASAFDGLKRRWSSEATFVSAENGEVDLVYEAPRSGSYRTADANGLLWSMQLDPNVEQRTAFSVLHAEDVTIGLSVELDGVERAAAQVERQFLTVQTIREEVRSEGLVASFFHPKEGVHPGVIVLGGSGGGLAEDLPALLASHGYAVLSLGYFLMPGLPQELVEIPLEYFARAIAWLKRNPAVRGNLLAVSGASRGGELALLLGATFADLKAVVAYVPSGVVWPGIGGSGESPKSAWSWHGTPVECMVTAAPDPALWSKSPVAISPWFVESIKNRQHLDAAAIAVENINGPVLMFSGTDDQMWPSLNLADFAVQRLATRNFPHPYEHVSYAGAGHFIRFPYSPPLSAIFHPVTKMMMALGGTPEANHIANLDSWRRCLSFLKKFLG, encoded by the coding sequence GTGCGCATCGAGGTCTTCCCGCTCAAGACGCTCTACGACGAACCGTTGCAGATCCGGGTGACCGGGGCACCGCCTGCGCGCGCCCTCACCGTCAAGGCCTCCGCCTTCGACGGACTGAAACGCCGCTGGAGCTCCGAGGCCACCTTCGTCTCCGCGGAAAATGGTGAGGTGGATCTCGTTTACGAAGCGCCGCGCTCGGGCTCGTACCGCACCGCCGACGCGAATGGTCTGCTGTGGTCGATGCAACTCGATCCGAACGTTGAGCAGAGGACCGCATTTTCGGTGCTCCACGCCGAGGATGTGACCATAGGGCTCTCGGTCGAGCTTGACGGAGTCGAACGTGCGGCCGCACAGGTGGAGCGCCAATTCCTAACCGTCCAGACCATACGCGAAGAAGTACGTAGCGAGGGTCTGGTAGCGTCGTTTTTTCATCCGAAAGAAGGCGTGCATCCTGGGGTCATTGTCCTTGGCGGATCGGGCGGGGGTCTTGCCGAGGATCTTCCGGCGTTGTTGGCAAGTCACGGCTACGCGGTGCTTTCGCTTGGCTATTTCCTAATGCCGGGACTGCCCCAGGAGCTGGTGGAGATTCCGTTGGAGTATTTCGCGCGCGCGATCGCGTGGCTCAAGCGCAATCCGGCGGTTCGCGGGAACCTGCTTGCGGTCTCGGGAGCGTCGCGCGGCGGAGAACTGGCGCTCTTGTTGGGCGCCACCTTTGCGGACCTCAAGGCGGTAGTCGCGTATGTGCCAAGCGGGGTAGTTTGGCCCGGCATCGGAGGTAGTGGGGAGTCACCCAAATCTGCATGGAGTTGGCACGGCACGCCGGTCGAGTGCATGGTGACCGCCGCACCGGACCCTGCGCTGTGGAGCAAATCGCCAGTGGCGATAAGCCCGTGGTTTGTCGAGTCGATCAAAAACCGCCAGCATCTCGACGCGGCCGCGATCGCGGTCGAAAACATCAACGGGCCGGTGCTCATGTTCTCCGGCACGGACGATCAGATGTGGCCTTCGCTGAATCTGGCAGACTTTGCGGTTCAGCGGTTGGCAACTAGAAATTTTCCGCACCCCTATGAGCATGTAAGCTACGCGGGGGCGGGTCACTTTATCCGTTTCCCTTACAGTCCCCCACTCAGCGCGATCTTTCATCCCGTTACCAAGATGATGATGGCGCTGGGAGGAACCCCTGAGGCCAACCACATCGCGAATCTGGATTCCTGGCGGCGCTGTTTGTCGTTCCTAAAAAAGTTTCTCGGCTAA
- the nusA gene encoding transcription termination factor NusA, with protein MQVDLNRVIEQVSKEKGIDKSIVINAVEEMMHSAARRTFGAERNIESRFNTELGEIELFEIKTVVENVTNASAEATLEEAHTKYDPEAQVGDEILIKLDTATMGRIAAQAAKQNLIQHIRDAERKQIYNEFKDRKGEIVSGIVQRFERKNMIVNLGRTEAILPEKEQIPHERYRQGDRIRALILDVDLSEKGLSIVLSRTSNDFLIGLFTQEVPEMYEGIVEIRQCAREPGGRAKVAVYSKDSDVDPVGACVGMKGTRVQAVVQELRGEKIDIVPWTDDQAELVCRALAPAKVSKVVIDEDEHGMEVIVPDDQLSLAIGKRGQNVRLAHRLTGWKLDVRSEAEAEEEARAARASLNAIPGIGDINAELLFQWGFRSSEQLAEADEENFDVEGISPERARQIIAAARTHVADKREKEQARAAAEAEADRARAAQAAEAAVEAAAERESVEAAGAEQKP; from the coding sequence ATGCAAGTTGATCTGAATCGGGTCATCGAGCAGGTCTCCAAGGAAAAAGGGATCGACAAATCGATCGTCATCAACGCGGTCGAGGAGATGATGCATTCCGCGGCGCGCCGGACCTTCGGCGCCGAACGCAACATCGAGTCGCGCTTCAACACCGAACTCGGTGAGATTGAACTCTTTGAGATCAAAACCGTGGTCGAAAACGTGACCAACGCGTCGGCGGAAGCAACGCTCGAAGAAGCTCACACGAAATACGATCCCGAAGCGCAGGTCGGTGATGAAATCCTCATCAAGCTGGACACGGCGACCATGGGCCGGATCGCGGCACAGGCAGCGAAGCAGAACCTCATCCAGCACATCCGCGACGCCGAGCGCAAACAGATCTACAACGAATTCAAGGATCGCAAGGGCGAAATTGTTTCAGGGATCGTGCAGCGCTTCGAGCGCAAGAACATGATCGTGAATCTGGGCCGCACCGAAGCGATCTTGCCCGAGAAAGAACAGATCCCGCACGAGCGTTATCGCCAGGGCGATCGAATCCGCGCACTGATTCTCGATGTGGACCTTTCCGAAAAGGGCCTCTCGATCGTGCTTTCGCGAACCTCCAACGACTTCCTGATCGGATTGTTCACCCAGGAGGTTCCCGAAATGTACGAAGGTATCGTCGAGATCCGGCAATGTGCGCGAGAACCTGGCGGTCGCGCCAAGGTCGCGGTCTATTCAAAGGACTCCGATGTTGACCCGGTCGGCGCGTGCGTCGGCATGAAAGGCACTCGGGTGCAGGCCGTCGTGCAGGAACTGCGCGGCGAAAAGATCGACATCGTTCCCTGGACCGATGATCAGGCGGAACTGGTCTGCCGCGCGCTCGCACCGGCCAAGGTTTCCAAGGTCGTCATCGACGAAGACGAGCATGGCATGGAGGTTATTGTCCCTGACGATCAGCTGTCACTGGCCATTGGCAAGCGTGGGCAGAACGTCCGTCTCGCACACCGACTCACCGGATGGAAGCTCGATGTGCGCAGTGAGGCCGAGGCCGAGGAAGAGGCGCGCGCGGCACGCGCCTCGCTCAACGCGATTCCGGGAATCGGCGACATCAACGCGGAACTGCTGTTCCAATGGGGCTTCCGCTCCTCCGAGCAACTGGCCGAGGCCGACGAGGAGAACTTTGATGTCGAGGGCATAAGCCCAGAACGCGCCCGTCAGATCATCGCCGCGGCGCGTACGCACGTCGCCGACAAGCGCGAAAAAGAGCAGGCGCGAGCGGCCGCCGAAGCGGAAGCAGATAGAGCGCGCGCCGCGCAAGCTGCCGAAGCCGCGGTGGAAGCGGCGGCCGAAAGAGAGAGTGTGGAGGCCGCGGGCGCCGAACAAAAGCCCTGA
- the rimP gene encoding ribosome maturation factor RimP — protein MSGLFAHFFVGIVQEISCIPVLDKTQRMNVVALHPVGAKIAELLEPHIERQGYELVSVDYHKGTRNSLLRLLVDKPGGGIGLDDLEKLSPVLGDLLDVYDPIEGRYTLEVSSPGVNRPLRKLEHFAAVRGERVKIRTHHAHAGQKAFIGKLVEVNAEGIELDDESSHRRVAIAFEEIQRANYEYDFGD, from the coding sequence GTGAGTGGGCTCTTCGCCCACTTTTTTGTTGGAATTGTCCAGGAAATTTCGTGCATTCCGGTGCTGGACAAGACGCAGAGGATGAACGTTGTAGCGCTGCACCCGGTGGGCGCAAAGATTGCGGAACTCCTGGAGCCGCATATCGAGCGGCAGGGGTACGAGCTGGTCTCGGTGGATTATCACAAGGGGACCCGGAACTCGCTGCTGCGACTCCTGGTCGATAAGCCGGGCGGCGGGATCGGTCTTGACGATTTGGAGAAATTGAGCCCGGTTTTGGGTGATTTGCTGGATGTTTATGACCCGATAGAGGGTCGCTACACCTTGGAGGTCTCCTCGCCAGGAGTGAATCGGCCTCTGCGCAAGCTTGAGCATTTTGCCGCCGTACGCGGCGAGCGCGTGAAAATTCGAACTCATCATGCGCACGCGGGACAGAAGGCGTTTATCGGCAAGCTGGTCGAGGTGAATGCAGAGGGGATCGAACTCGACGATGAGTCGAGTCATCGCCGGGTGGCGATCGCGTTCGAAGAGATACAGCGAGCGAACTATGAGTACGATTTTGGCGACTGA
- a CDS encoding YlxR family protein yields MRSAARKKLEATVLWPGPVRTCLGCMKPSDKNAMVRIVAAAGGVQADFEGRRPGRGGYLHPQHDCLERFIRAKVREFRSLRMKIDREQRSFVVERIRERLDRKPALE; encoded by the coding sequence GTGCGAAGTGCTGCCCGCAAGAAGTTGGAAGCGACGGTTCTATGGCCCGGCCCGGTTCGCACCTGCCTGGGCTGCATGAAACCGTCTGACAAGAACGCGATGGTGCGAATCGTCGCCGCTGCGGGAGGCGTCCAAGCTGATTTTGAGGGGCGCAGACCAGGGCGCGGCGGCTATCTCCATCCGCAGCACGACTGCCTGGAGCGATTCATCAGGGCGAAAGTCAGGGAGTTCCGGTCGCTGCGGATGAAGATCGACAGGGAGCAGCGAAGTTTCGTAGTTGAGAGAATCAGGGAGCGTCTGGATAGAAAACCGGCGCTCGAATAG